One segment of Larus michahellis chromosome 14, bLarMic1.1, whole genome shotgun sequence DNA contains the following:
- the DNAI2 gene encoding dynein axonemal intermediate chain 2 isoform X2, whose amino-acid sequence MEIIYVYTRKRSEFGRPCSFSDRPAVVNVDIPPDPSMASNFVLRNPVDSYVQHTSDMSEHEVNTERVEVESRGVNHVEGGWPKDINPQEVEQTIRFRKKVEKDENYVNTIMHLGTLMEHCVKQNNAINIYEEYFGEEEMAEVEDEPPSAKTINVIRDPNVTKRTATHLSWHPDTCKKLAVAYSSLEFQQNVKDMSFDSYIWDLENPNKPELVLKPSSPLVSLEYNPKDSHVLVGGCYNGQMAYWDTRKGGLPVEVSTVEVSHRDPVYGAIWLQSKTGTECFSASTDGQVLWWDVRKLSEPTESLVLDITRKGLLENALGAVTLEFEPTMPTKFMVGTEQGIVIACNRKAKTPPEKITSTYSGHIGPVYALVRNPFYPKVFLTVGDWTARIWSEETKESSIMWTKCHLSYLTDGCWSTVRPSVFFTTRSDGTLDVWDFLFKQNDPSLSLKVCNEPLSSLRLQDNGCIVGCGSKLGTVTLLEISSGLCTLQRNEKTLATAMFERETKREKILEARHREMRLKERARSEGQEMEVEESLVEDPQEVLDRVRQEFFEVIEAEMQRRARAETQGLRGKVKSRAGEEASAQEEESQLPKDKEEEEEEEEKDAAKEL is encoded by the exons ATGGAGATCATCTACGTGTACACGCGGAAGCGCAGCGAGTTCGGCCGACCCTGCAGCTTCTCTGACCGGCCGGCCGTGGTCAACGTGGACATCCCCCCCGACCCCAGCATGGCCAGCAACTTCGTCCTGAGGAACCCCGTGGACAGCTACGTCCAACACACCAGCGACATGTCAGAGCACGAG GTCAACACCGAGCGGGTAGAGGTGGAATCCCGCGGTGTCAACCATGTCGAGGGCGGCTGGCCCAAAGACATCAACCCACAGGAGGTGGAACAAACCATCCGCTTCAGGAAGAAAgtggagaaagatgaaaactaTGTCAACACCATCATGCACCTCGGCACC CTGATGGAGCACTGCGTCAAGCAGAACAACGCCATTAACATCTACGAGGAGTACtttggagaggaggagatggcagAGGTGGAAGACGAGCCCCCCTCGGCAAAAACCATCAATGTCATCAG GGATCCCAACGTAACCAAGAGGACGGCCACACATCTCTCCTGGCACCCTGACACATGCAAGAAACTGGCAGTGGCTTATTCCAGCCTGGAGTTCCAGCAAAACGTGAAAGACATGAGCTTTGACTCGTACATCTGGGATCTTG AAAACCCCAACAAGCCGGAGCTCGTTCTCAAGCCGTCATCCCCTCTGGTGAGCCTGGAATACAACCCCAAAGACTCGCACGTCCTGGTGGGAGGATGCTACAACGGGCAGATGG cttaCTGGGACACCAGGAAAGGGGGGCTGCCCGTGGAGGTGTCCACCGTGGAGGTCAGCCACCGGGACCCTGTGTATGGAGCCATCTGGCTGCAGTCCAAAACGGGCACCGAGTGTTTCTCAGCCTCCACTGACGGGCAG GTCCTGTGGTGGGACGTCCGCAAGCTGTCCGAGCCCACCGAGTCGTTGGTCTTGGACATCACCCGGAAGGGGCTCCTGGAGAACGCTCTGGGTGCTGTCACGCTGGAGTTTGAGCCCACCATG CCCACCAAGTTCATGGTGGGCACAGAGCAAGGCATCGTCATCGCCTGCAACCGCAAGGCCAAAACACCCCCCGAAAAAATCACCAGCACCTACAGTGGCCACATTGGACCTGTCTACGCGCTGGTCAGGAACCCTTTCTACCCCAAAGTCTTCCTGACAGTCGGCGACTGGACTGCTCGGATCTGGTCAGAGGAGACCAAGGAATCATCAATTATGTGGACCAA GTGCCACCTCTCCTACCTGACAGACGGGTGCTGGAGCACTGTGAGGCCGTCCGTCTTCTTCACCACCAGATCAGATGGAACCCTGGACGTCTGGGACTTCCTCTTCAAGCAGAATGACCCCTCTCTCAGCCTGAAG gtctGCAACGagcccctctccagcctgcgCCTGCAGGACAACGGGTGCATTGTTGGCTGCGGCTCAAAGCTGGGCACCGTCACCCTGCTGGAAATCTCCTCCGGGCTCTGCACCCTCCAGAGGAACGAGAAGACCCTGGCCACCGCT ATGTTCGAGCGGGAGACGAAGCGGGAGAAGATCCTGGAGGCCCGGCACCGGGAAATGCGGCTGAAGGAACGCGCCAGGTCGGAGGGccaggagatggaggtggaggAGAGCCTGGTGGAGGATCCCCAGGAGGTGCTCGACCGTGTCCGCCAAGAGTTCTTCGAGGTCATCGAAGCGGAGATGCAGAGGAGGGCACGGGCAGAGACCCAGGGCCTGCGTGGCAAG GTTAAAAGCCGTGCGGGAGAGGAGGCGAGCGCGCAGGAGGAAGAGAGCCAACTGCCCAAGgacaaggaagaggaggaggaggaggaggagaaggatgctGCCAAG GAGTTGTAG
- the DNAI2 gene encoding dynein axonemal intermediate chain 2 isoform X1: MEIIYVYTRKRSEFGRPCSFSDRPAVVNVDIPPDPSMASNFVLRNPVDSYVQHTSDMSEHEVNTERVEVESRGVNHVEGGWPKDINPQEVEQTIRFRKKVEKDENYVNTIMHLGTLMEHCVKQNNAINIYEEYFGEEEMAEVEDEPPSAKTINVIRDPNVTKRTATHLSWHPDTCKKLAVAYSSLEFQQNVKDMSFDSYIWDLENPNKPELVLKPSSPLVSLEYNPKDSHVLVGGCYNGQMAYWDTRKGGLPVEVSTVEVSHRDPVYGAIWLQSKTGTECFSASTDGQVLWWDVRKLSEPTESLVLDITRKGLLENALGAVTLEFEPTMPTKFMVGTEQGIVIACNRKAKTPPEKITSTYSGHIGPVYALVRNPFYPKVFLTVGDWTARIWSEETKESSIMWTKCHLSYLTDGCWSTVRPSVFFTTRSDGTLDVWDFLFKQNDPSLSLKVCNEPLSSLRLQDNGCIVGCGSKLGTVTLLEISSGLCTLQRNEKTLATAMFERETKREKILEARHREMRLKERARSEGQEMEVEESLVEDPQEVLDRVRQEFFEVIEAEMQRRARAETQGLRGKVLGTAWTCNRSRDSLPRGGGQGSVSVFQVKSRAGEEASAQEEESQLPKDKEEEEEEEEKDAAKEL, encoded by the exons ATGGAGATCATCTACGTGTACACGCGGAAGCGCAGCGAGTTCGGCCGACCCTGCAGCTTCTCTGACCGGCCGGCCGTGGTCAACGTGGACATCCCCCCCGACCCCAGCATGGCCAGCAACTTCGTCCTGAGGAACCCCGTGGACAGCTACGTCCAACACACCAGCGACATGTCAGAGCACGAG GTCAACACCGAGCGGGTAGAGGTGGAATCCCGCGGTGTCAACCATGTCGAGGGCGGCTGGCCCAAAGACATCAACCCACAGGAGGTGGAACAAACCATCCGCTTCAGGAAGAAAgtggagaaagatgaaaactaTGTCAACACCATCATGCACCTCGGCACC CTGATGGAGCACTGCGTCAAGCAGAACAACGCCATTAACATCTACGAGGAGTACtttggagaggaggagatggcagAGGTGGAAGACGAGCCCCCCTCGGCAAAAACCATCAATGTCATCAG GGATCCCAACGTAACCAAGAGGACGGCCACACATCTCTCCTGGCACCCTGACACATGCAAGAAACTGGCAGTGGCTTATTCCAGCCTGGAGTTCCAGCAAAACGTGAAAGACATGAGCTTTGACTCGTACATCTGGGATCTTG AAAACCCCAACAAGCCGGAGCTCGTTCTCAAGCCGTCATCCCCTCTGGTGAGCCTGGAATACAACCCCAAAGACTCGCACGTCCTGGTGGGAGGATGCTACAACGGGCAGATGG cttaCTGGGACACCAGGAAAGGGGGGCTGCCCGTGGAGGTGTCCACCGTGGAGGTCAGCCACCGGGACCCTGTGTATGGAGCCATCTGGCTGCAGTCCAAAACGGGCACCGAGTGTTTCTCAGCCTCCACTGACGGGCAG GTCCTGTGGTGGGACGTCCGCAAGCTGTCCGAGCCCACCGAGTCGTTGGTCTTGGACATCACCCGGAAGGGGCTCCTGGAGAACGCTCTGGGTGCTGTCACGCTGGAGTTTGAGCCCACCATG CCCACCAAGTTCATGGTGGGCACAGAGCAAGGCATCGTCATCGCCTGCAACCGCAAGGCCAAAACACCCCCCGAAAAAATCACCAGCACCTACAGTGGCCACATTGGACCTGTCTACGCGCTGGTCAGGAACCCTTTCTACCCCAAAGTCTTCCTGACAGTCGGCGACTGGACTGCTCGGATCTGGTCAGAGGAGACCAAGGAATCATCAATTATGTGGACCAA GTGCCACCTCTCCTACCTGACAGACGGGTGCTGGAGCACTGTGAGGCCGTCCGTCTTCTTCACCACCAGATCAGATGGAACCCTGGACGTCTGGGACTTCCTCTTCAAGCAGAATGACCCCTCTCTCAGCCTGAAG gtctGCAACGagcccctctccagcctgcgCCTGCAGGACAACGGGTGCATTGTTGGCTGCGGCTCAAAGCTGGGCACCGTCACCCTGCTGGAAATCTCCTCCGGGCTCTGCACCCTCCAGAGGAACGAGAAGACCCTGGCCACCGCT ATGTTCGAGCGGGAGACGAAGCGGGAGAAGATCCTGGAGGCCCGGCACCGGGAAATGCGGCTGAAGGAACGCGCCAGGTCGGAGGGccaggagatggaggtggaggAGAGCCTGGTGGAGGATCCCCAGGAGGTGCTCGACCGTGTCCGCCAAGAGTTCTTCGAGGTCATCGAAGCGGAGATGCAGAGGAGGGCACGGGCAGAGACCCAGGGCCTGCGTGGCAAGGTACTGGGGACGGCATGGACCTGCAACCGCAGCAGGGACTCCCTGCCACGGGGCGGGGGACAGGGCTCCGTCTCTGTTTTTCAGGTTAAAAGCCGTGCGGGAGAGGAGGCGAGCGCGCAGGAGGAAGAGAGCCAACTGCCCAAGgacaaggaagaggaggaggaggaggaggagaaggatgctGCCAAG GAGTTGTAG